A segment of the Macrobrachium nipponense isolate FS-2020 chromosome 4, ASM1510439v2, whole genome shotgun sequence genome:
TAACAGATGAAGAAGGGGACCCTTCATTGGAACCAATTAAGCAACAACTAAAGAACTGTGGACTTCCCAAAGAAACCTCTTCCAACAAAGACAACATTGGAACCAACGATGACGCAACCTTCTACAGACAAAAGAAGCAGCACAGAATACGTCACTTCTGGCTTAATTTTTGAAGGCTCATCCAGATTTCCTCTCTCTTGTAGCCCCGTCGAAGCCGCAAGCAACATTTGCAATTAACAATCCCTCGAACTTCTCGAGATTACCTAAGATGGTACTCTCCTCGTCAGCCAGAAAAGTCTTAGAGGACGTATATGTCTGGCTTTCAGAGAAGAGGGTACAAGGAAAATCTTCCTTTTATATTCCTCCCTCTCGCCTTTCTAGGTGGCAGTATCAGTCATATTTgactggagaagttccttccttGGGAGTGGCTGTCTCCTCCCATGGGGACTTCTCGGGGCTGATAGATTCAGAACGTATTTCTGCCTTTAATTCAGCCAAAGTGATGTTTTCTGGTACAGAAATCAATCATTAAAGAACATCTTCAAGACTCTGGAAGGTCTCAGTTTTCTTGACTGGTCAATTGAAGCTTTATGAAAGAAAATTAGAGACTTCTCTCCTTTAGCAGAGGATTCCTCTGCTTACTGGTTGAATGTCATTTATTGTACTGACAGAGCAATAAAAAAATGCTTCCCATGAATTGGCCTCCCTGTTTGGTATGggaatatttaagaaaagagaGGTATGGTGCTCTTTCACCTCTGCTTTTCTCATCTTTGGACAGGCAACACATGTTTCCAGAGACAGCAGTGAACGAGATCACTTTAGAGTTACAGAAAATGTCCACACAAGATCTAGCAGCCAGCCTATTCTACAGGACGGCCTAGGGATTAGGCACCTTTTTCTACTAAGTCAACCTTGCCATTGCAGAGAATTCCCCTTCGAGGAAGGAAACAGAGACCACAGGTAAGGACGTGAAGTAACgtatgtttttgtacatgaactttcctgtcagatatatacttagcttacgtctctgacgtaacgacagaattcaaaactcgcagcacacgcgacaggtaggtcaggtgatctaccttacccgccgctgggtggcgggtgtaagaaccaaacccactttcttgtcagattttctctgtcgccggtcctgacaacacctgttgttaggTCCTCACGATAGTTGGATTTGTTTCTCGTTGCCTGGATTCTTTGGACTGAcatttttggtgaagtaccttaTCCTTTGACTTGGCATACGTGATTGTGGactggttttttggatttttctctggaTTTTTCTTGTGATGGCTGATTCTGAAGTTAAAAAATCTACCATGTTTAGAGTGTGCTCtgtgagtgaatgtaaggtgaggctacctaaagCCTCGTTAGAACCTCACAATGTATGTATGGGATGTAGAGGAAATGAATGTTCTTTCAATAACccgtgtaaggagtgtgaaagattggatgaagatggatggaagtctctttcttcctatttaaggaagttagagaaagatagggcCCGTAAGGCTTCTTCAAGAAGCTCCAGTAGATCTCGCATTAGCGAACTTGAAGTAGAGAACCCTGTTGTAGAGTTAGTACCTTCtcctgtttcagcccctgctcctgGCATCGAACCTGAAGATACGCCTTCGGAGGTGGCCTCCATGAGGGCCACGATTCGTAGCATGGAGAGCAAAATACGCtctttagaaggtaagagtgatagtgccagtgaattgtgcagtgcccctagtgcagtagagggtgcgtctgaccggctcactaatgcttccaggcctagacctcttccagactcccagacccagtttGAGGaagaaagtcaacagccgcaggaaggttagggagaacccccactggtcaggcgtcccctcggcagacccTGTTGTACGTTctcaggctgccttggatcgagccaagaaagaagttttgcgccagtgcttctcttcgtcgtCTTCGCCCTCTCCTAAGCgcggatggagcgcctcggaagcctcgcgccctctcaagagagcctggaaggcgccttgcgcccttccctccagccctgaatacttctcggaagagcctgaggtagAAGTCAAGAGACCCAGGAGATCGCAAGAGCTCTCATCTCCTTTTCACCCTCGAGCCTCGTCCCCAGTAGAGGCTTTTGAGAGATCTCCGGCGCGTATCTTAGCTGGCTTGCAGGcacagatttcggctctggcggactccttggcagggAGTTCTCACCgtaggaaggatgtctcgctcccggTGAACAAGTCTAAGAGAGACCTCGTGAATATCTCGCCTCCTGCAGAGAGGTACCAAGAGCCTCGCAGGCGCTCTTCGATCGATCAAGAGCCTGATAGGAACTACTCTTcgagtaggcgccaagagcctgggaaGCTTCTCGCGTcgagcaggcgctcttctcctgatagCCGCTCGTCCAGAGTCAGACACCTGGAACAGGACAGGTGTTTCTCCTcaagcaggcgctcttctccagggaTCCGTTCTCCTCCTGGCAGgcatcaagagcctggcaggtGCTCTtctccaggcagccgctctccctTGGACAGGCGCTTGGAGCCTGTTAGGCGCTTTTCCCCTAACATTCGCTATTCGCCAGAGACCCTCTCTCCTCTTGGCAGACGCCGAGAACctagcaggcgccaagagcctagtaggtgCCAAGAACCTAGTAGGCACCGATCTCcgagcaggcgctcttctccaggtagccgctctcctctggACAGGCGCCCCGAGCCTAGTAGACGCTACCCGTCTGGTAGGCACTCTTCGCCTGAGAGCCTCTCTCCtcgtggcaggcgccaagagcctggcaggcgccaagagcctagcaggcgctcttctcctggcaggcgctcccCTCTGGACAAGGATTTAGAGCATGACAAGTGCGCCGctactagtaggcgctctcctagtaggcgctctcctagaaAGAGCTCTCCTCCAGGCAGCCGCTCTTCCCCGGACAGGCGCCCTTCGAAGGGTAAGCGCCCTTCTTCTGAAAGGATGGCCTTCCCTTCCAAGAATGTTCATGGGTCTACGGTTGAAGAGGATCAAGAGGCAACAGATGAAGAGTTGGCCAAGGATTCTTCGATCTCTTCATACGtgaaaatgaagcccaccatctcgatgaagaagGCCCTTAGAGGGTTTTGGGGATTGGTTGGGCTCcaaggaagagaaaggaaagactgttttttctttcccgCCTTCCAAGCTGACGGGAAAGATGGGCTTTTGGTACGAGTCAGGGGAACCTTTGGGCTTGGTTCTTCCCTCCTCcacggactcggacttctcttcgttggtggatTCCGCTCGTCGCTCGGCTCTTCTTTCAGCTAAGACGACGTggggaatgagtgagttggaccaccttctgaagggaatgttccgggtccttgaagtatttaacttcttggactggtcccTGGGAGTTTTAGCGAAGAAGACTCAATCCCAGGAGTCCCTTTCGCCTGAGGATCTACATTGTGTCTTGTCTTGTATGGaaaaggcagtgagagacggttctaGTGAGGTAGCTTCTCTTTTCGGAGCGGGAGTTATCAAGAAGAGGGTGGTGTACTGCTCTTTTCTAACTAAAGCGGTTTCTCACGCTCAGAGAGCCTCTCTGTTATATGCACAGCTTTCGCCTCAGCTGTTTCCTAAGAAGATTATCCAAGACATCTCGAGTGCCCTCTCAGCGAAGGCCACGCAAGATATGCTAGCACAGTCAGCTAGGATGCCTCGTACATCCTTCCAAGCAAAACCCAAGAAGGAGACACCAGcaaggcaggagccctttcgagggggccctccctcccgatcctcttcctctagaggaacaagacctcctaagagaggaaggaccttctctcgatcTATTAGATCGAAGAAGTAGCACCCaagtcctccagactacagtaggtgccagactactgagatTCTCAGACGTCTGGGCccagaagggggcggacaactggtccttCTCGATCGTCAGGAAGGGGTACCTCATTCCCTTCATTTCAAGACCTCCCTTGACCACAACCccaagggagttggtggccaagtacaaagACCCTTACATGAACCAAGCCCTTGCTCTAGCAGGAGagcttatgctggagaaggaagctatagagctagtgaaagAGCCTcgttctgcgggtttttacaactgCCTCTTCCTAGTTCCCAaaacctcaggaggatggagaccggttctggatgtaagcgccctgaacgtcttcgtgaagaagagaaagttcgccatggagacgacgtCTTCAGTTTTAGCAACTCTTCGCcctggggactggatggtgtccctagatcttcaggacgcttacttccacgtgccgattcatccttcttcacggaaatTCCTAAGGTTCATgtggaaaggaaaagttttccaattcagggccttgtacTTCGGCCTCTCTACAGCCCCCCAAGTTTTTACGGGACTCATGAAAAAGGTAGCacaatggctacatttggagggagtgagggtttcCCTCTATTTggatgactggcttatcagagccaaatcgaaagaaagatgtctggaggaccttcacaagaCTTTGACcctggcaagttctctgggactgtTAGTGAACTTAGAAAAATCTCAGTTAATCCCCAGCCAAGATCggatttatctggggattcggatgatTTCTCCGGATTTTCAGGCGTATCCCTCTCCAGAAAGGATAACTCGATGTTCCGAGAAGGTCgcaacctttctagagaaagatgtatgcacagcgagggagtggatgagtctgttggggacgctctcctcgctggagcaattcgtttctctaggaaggttgcacctgagaccattCCAGTTCTTTTTAAACCAGAACTGGAACCGCCTGTCTCAAGATCTAGAGTTCCCCttcaagatctcgaaggagataaagaaggatcttctctggtgggcagaccctcttcGCTTCCTGGAAGGTCTATCACTgcacatgccgaaccccaacctagtgttgtttgccgacgcatcggacacaggttggggagcgacgctcggttcaagggaagtgtcaggcacctaggagggggaacaggtgtcctggcacatcaacaaaaagGAGTTGATGGTGGTTTGGCTAGCCCTAAAAGCCTTCGAGTACCTCGTCCGGGATGCAgcggttcagatcaactcggacaacaccacagccctggcatacatcaggaagcaaggggggacgcactccttctccctgtacgaaacagcatgGAAACTTCTACTGTGGTCGAAGGAAAGGAGGATAAGACTCCTCACCagattcgtgcagggagaaaggaacgtcagggccgaccttctgagcaggaaaaaccaagtccttccctcagagtggactcttcactcgGACgtgtgccaggagctgtggaagaCGTGGGGCAGACCTCACTTGGATCTATTCGCGACCTCCAAGAACGCAAGGATAGACCTCTAGTGCTCCCCGATATCAGACCCGATAGCAGtagcgatagatgcttttctGCTAGACTGGAAGCATCTAGACCTTTATGCGTTCcctcccttcaagattctgggagaaaCACTAAGAAAGTTTGCAGCATCGGAAGGGGCAAGAATGACATTGATAGCTcagttctggcccgcccaagactggttcacagaggtactggaatggttagtagacattccaagatccctgccactaagagtcgatctgctcaaacagccccacttcgacaggtatcacaagaacctccccgctctcaatctgactggacTCAGACtgtcaagagtctcgtcagagcgaagggtttTTCGGCAAagactgcaagggctattgccactgCAAGAAGACCTTCTACCATCAGGGTCTACCAGTTGAAGTGGGATGTctttcgacgttggtgcaggaatcagaagctttcctcctccagtacctctgtgacccaaatagcagacttcctctTTTTCCCGAGGGAAAAATGTGGTCTGGCGGTCTCAACCATAAAGGGTTATAGAAGCATGCTAGCCTCAGTGTTCAGGCACAGGGCATTGAACATCTCGGAAGataaagatctccatgacctgataagatcttttgagacaaCTAAGAAAGTCTCTAATTTAACCCCAAGCTGGAATCTCGATGTAGTCTTGCTTTTCCTGAGGTCATCAAGATTTGAACCACCTCAATCAGCCTCATTTAGAGACCTAACGATGAAGTCCCTGTTTCTTATGGCTTTGGCTTTGGCTAAGAGAGTAAGTGAGTTGCAAGCcttagaaggaagtgtaggattcaaaggagactccgtgatttgttccttccttccttctttcttagccaagaacgaaaacccctccactccttggcccaggagttttgaggtaaaaggcttaTCCTCCCTCGTTGGAGTAGAAACAGAGAGGACTCTTTGCCCTATAAGAAGCCTTAAGTTTTATCTCcatagaaagaaaaaacttaagggcaatatggacaacctctggtgttctgtaaGAGATCCCAATAGGCCTTTGTCAaaaaatgctctggcattctttattAGGAACTTAATAAAGGAAGCTCATGTGGCATGCGATCAAGACCATTATAAGCTcctgaaagtcaaggctcatgaagtgaagGCCATTGCCAGGTtgttggctttcaagaagaagatGTCGCTACAGAATCTCATGAAAGCGACtctttggagatgcaactcagtctTCGCCAACtactaccttagagacgtgaagattacgtatgagaagtgctttgggttaggcccatacgtatcagcggattcagtgctggggcagggagctgaagcatatcctttttaattatttcccctttgtttttggttttgtgtttttatggttgtatggaagaggatgcaggtaggcatctctttcaagTCGTATTACTAACAATTAGTACTTTGGTTAGGTGATCTGAGTTGTGCTTGAGTTCCCTTGcaatggtagtggacaggttctgtcatataagtgggcggatcccctttgacaagatcctaacTGGATTCTACCAAGTAAGCAGATACAGaccccattggtagacccaaagagtcttttcagctgtaggtcaccccctcgctgtagctcttcaggcaacgcagactaatagacagtaactttgaagtcttctgcctaaaacaggtaagaaccaaggtttttatatcctataaCATGTGTTGTTTCCCCTTTCTTTGTACTTGAGTGTCTCTTTCcttccaccaagggtgtcaatcagctaagtatatatctgacaggaaagttcatgacaaaaattatattgttagtatacaataaagttttgtagatacttacctggcagatatatacgattgatggcccgcccagcctccccgcaggagacaggtggaagagaaaatctgacaagaaagtgggtttggttcttacacccatcacccagcggcgggtaaggtagatcacctgacctacctgtcgtgtgtgcctcgagttttgaattctgtcgtgacgtcagagacataagctaagtatatatctgcctggtaagtatgtacacaactttattgtatactaacaatatttCTTCACGCAAGCAGTCAAGACATCCGCTTCAAAAAC
Coding sequences within it:
- the LOC135211385 gene encoding uncharacterized protein LOC135211385, with product MSGGPSQDFDPGKFSGTVSELRKISVNPQPRSDLSGDSDDFSGFSGVSLSRKDNSMFREGRNLSRERCMHSEGVDESVGDALLAGAIRFSRKVAPETIPVLFKPELEPPVSRSRVPLQDLEGDKEGSSLVGRPSSLPGRSITAHAEPQPSVVCRRIGHRLGSDARFKGSVRHLGGGTGVLAHQQKGVDGGLASPKSLRVPRPGCSGSDQLGQHHSPGIHQEARGDALLLPVRNSMETSTVVEGKEDKTPHQIRAGRKERQGRPSEQEKPSPSLRVDSSLGRVPGAVEDVGQTSLGSIRDLQERKDRPLVLPDIRPDSSSDRCFSARLEASRPLCVPSLQDSGRNTKKVCSIGRGKNDIDSSVLARPRLVHRGTGMVSRHSKIPATKSRSAQTAPLRQVSQEPPRSQSDWTQTVKSLVRAKGFSAKTARAIATARRPSTIRVYQLKWDVFRRWCRNQKLSSSSTSVTQIADFLFFPREKCGLAVSTIKGYRSMLASVFRHRALNISEDKDLHDLIRSFETTKKVSNLTPSWNLDVVLLFLRSSRFEPPQSASFRDLTMKSLFLMALALAKRVSELQALEGSVGFKGDSVICSFLPSFLAKNENPSTPWPRSFEVKGLSSLVGVETERTLCPIRSLKFYLHRKKKLKGNMDNLWCSVRDPNRPLSKNALAFFIRNLIKEAHVACDQDHYKLLKVKAHEVKAIARLLAFKKKMSLQNLMKATLWRCNSVFANYYLRDVKITEDKILDGIRPLCSSGHQSGELGHLPGYARRTFPCANLRLQGNF